Proteins encoded in a region of the Sparus aurata chromosome 6, fSpaAur1.1, whole genome shotgun sequence genome:
- the znfx1 gene encoding NFX1-type zinc finger-containing protein 1 isoform X3 — protein MLNLLMERRGQADGDAGQNGNAGGGRRRRGRGAQGDGGGGGGGAEGRRRAQSQGGHQAERRETDGEAGGMIWRSRGMGGEPGRGGNRGAGREGRDGRGRGRGGGGGRGGGADAGRQRGGGRQGGGGGGWGRGGNGEQGAAGRGGGGGGGGGVVRRGGQSEDRRGGRREGGGDGQQRNGGGAHSTGRDGAPRGHGLGYKKMEELSRKDPSEVLITLSSHRGLHEALGETTMRKDLTELLCKVLSIAFKSRTDRSSLLHLAGIIKETAFFRISLLYYLVGVGSESDPVRRARYPEHLGNILAILSEILSMYPASSVQVGSLLLTQLQSAISTLKASGVVIRRQTEESMETLQALIEHLQERSREGTLRSDKDTYALLGDNPGEEDLADFRTIPIYPTPEEFHQDQKPFLRPNLTSQRYTNTHLYLDTHFRLLREDFVRPLRDGIQQLLRSQAGEGGNKTPLKAKHFDDIRVYFDTKLVVPKCTITGLAYIVQFDVQPLQFVRWQNSKRLIFGSLVCLSCDNFQSFLLATVSDRDPNELERGQVQITFTEESRHKLARIEKNQLFLMVETSAYFEAYRYVLDGLQEQNEDKLPFQRYIVECNPDVHHPAYVRKVDTFDLKPVADPDFKDRMKPFNCLEEEAWPRKEELGLDESQMKAFQLALTKELAIIQGPPGTGKTYVGLKIAQALLTNQPLWRTPINKAPMLVVCYTNHALDQFLEGIHKFLKDGIVRVGGRSNSEVLKRFNMRELSRSTGFRNSLPSHLQQAHNRIYGELCDVEREMESQGRMLECSLKGVLHERALGKFIWVRHWDGLHQTPGLHPEHGFARRREKKPSLIMEWLGLGSTAFQQRETEFVNGNEAEEPMELDEEDLIEIAEEADLIQAERIIDDNTDPRGGRDGRRNQDVEEALREMEENMLAMNLDEAEIQAEQSEDGWEIQKAQKKKMKGKIRKELGKGSAMTEREEKTVLDIWSLSPPDRWRLYRLWVARYRVELSDKILESEEEYQNAVDRLADVKRHQSQFLLQEATVIGMTTTGAAKYRKVLQAVRPRLVIVEEAAEVLEAHTITTLSEACQHLILIGDHQQLRPSATVYELAKNFNLEMSMFERLVKMGLPYVRLNYQHRMRPEIARLLTPHIYSELENHPSVYEYDNIKGLNTNLFFMEHNHLEEEIRDGKSHQNKHEAMVVVALCRYFLLQDYKPEQITILTTYTGQFNCLRKLMPAKEFQGVKVHVVDKYQGEENDIVLLSLVRSNRQGKVGFLNIPNRVCVALSRAKKGLYCIGNSTMLGKVQLWSNIFNTLREKDQVGKALTLCCHNHPDREVKVYCAEDFKQSPEGGCTQPCNFRLDCGHVCSLVCHPYDPEHKKYKCMKKCEKPLCAQGHKCTLVCFKKCPEECPVKVEKIIPQCQHSQMVPCHQDPATFACQEPCKKMLPCGHPCDSSCGEPCTSKCKVKVTLQLLCGHSQVAECFYMTCTGEVECRAPCEHKLLCGHACRGTCGKCYQGRFHFPCVHQCERLLICSHKCNQPCTSSCPPCQRPCENFCIHSRCMKPCGQPCAPCIEPCAWQCAHQSCSKLCHEPCDRPPCTQPCAKTLGCGHPCIGLCGDKCPRLCRICNRDEVTEIFFGTEDDPGAYFIQLEDCGHIIEHTAMDTYMGMDDNQQPNEGEEVAIKLKQCPKCRTPIRKNLRYGSHINSSLAQIEMVKEKINGDQAVIKEHRRTLKKQWRDNLLTYKMDEQPTFMNIKAQLERSYLTANDLWVVENKMDFLVRVAKLEKIQRENMLLSQSFTLEKYLSQFERWLSRSYLKFTDQQVHDLQRELQRITFLTEINVRCDMAYKRGQSTNIQSEMQRIRQVLEKCGQFTERDQDRVKDAMKELDRKLPPTGLGITENEREMIVSAMKMKPGHWYKCPNGHVYLITECGGAMEERKCLDCNATIGGASHTLASGNQVASEMDGAQHPAWSEANNLLNFDRLEL, from the exons ATGCTGAATTTACTGATGGAGAGAAGAGGACAGGCTGATG GTGATGCCGGCCAAAATGGAAACGCTGGCGGgggcaggaggagaagaggaaggggtGCACAGGGAgacgggggaggaggaggaggaggagcagagggcagaaGAAGAGCACAGAGTCAAGGGGGTCATCAAgctgagaggagggagacagatggagaggcTGGAGGGATGATCTGGAGAAGCAGAGGAATGGGAGGAGAACCGGGCAGAGGGGGTAACAGAGGTGCAGGACGAGAGGGCAGGgatgggagagggagaggaagaggaggaggaggaggaagaggaggaggagcggatgcaggcagacagagaggaggaggcagacagggagggggaggaggagggtgggggagaGGTGGAAATGGAGAGCAAGGTGCagctgggagaggaggaggaggaggaggaggaggaggagtggtgAGAAGGGGAGGACAAAGTGAGGATAGGAGAGGAGGTAGAAGAGAGGGCGGGGGAGACGGGCAACAGAGGAATGGAGGGGGGGCACATTCTACGGGCAGAGATGGGGCACCAAGGGGCCACGGCCTTGGCtacaaaaaaatggaagaacTCTCCAGAAAAGACCCATCTGAAGTGTTGATCACTCTGTCCTCCCACCGTGGCCTGCACGAGGCCCTGGGCGAGACGACGATGAGGAAGGACCTCACTGAGCTCCTCTGCAAGGTGCTGAGCATAGCCTTCAAGTCCCGCACGGACAGAAGCAGCCTGCTGCACCTCGCTGGCATCATTAAAGAGACGGCGTTCTTCCGCATCAGCCTGCTCTACTATCTGGTGGGCGTGGGGTCGGAGTCCGACCCCGTCCGCAGGGCACGTTACCCAGAACACCTGGGCAACATCCTGGCTATTCTGTCCGAG ATCCTCAGCATGTACCCCGCTAGCTCGGTTCAGGTCGGGAGTTTGCTTCTGACACAGCTCCAATCCGCAATCAGCACCCTGAAAGCATCAGGGGTGGTAATCCGGCGTCAAACGGAGGAGAGCATGGAGACTCTTCAGGCCCTGATCGAGCACCTCCAGGAGAGATCCAGGGAGGGAACCCTGCGCTCAGACAAGGACACATACGCACTCCTAGGTGATAACCCAG GTGAGGAAGACCTCGCAGATTTCCGGACCATACCCATCTACCCCACTCCCGAGGAGTTCCATCAGGACCAGAAGCCCTTCCTCAGACCCAATCTCACCTCTCAGCGCTACACGAACACCCACCTCTACCTCGATACGCACTTCCGGCTGCTGAGAGAGGATTTCGTGCGGCCACTCCGTGACGGGATCCAGCAGCTGCTACGGAGCCAAGCGGGCGAGGGAGGAAATAAAACTCCGCTGAAGGCGAAGCACTTCGACGACATCAGGGTGTATTTCGACACAAAGCTGGTGGTGCCCAAATGCACCATCACTGGCCTCGCCTACATAGTCCAGTTCGACGTTCAGCCACTTCAG TTTGTGCGCTGGCAGAACTCCAAGAGGCTCATCTTCGGCTCCCTGGTCTGCCTGTCTTGTGATAATTTTCAGAGCTTCTTGCTTGCCACGGTGTCGGATCGGGATCCCAATGAGCTGGAGCGGGGACAGGTTCAGATCACCTTCACAGAGGAGAGCAGACACAAGCTGGCCAGAATTGAG AAAAATCAACTGTTCCTGATGGTCGAGACCAGTGCCTACTTTGAGGCCTACCGGTATGTTCTAGATGGCCTTCAGGAGCAGAATGAGGACAAACTGCCGTTTCAGAG ATACATCGTGGAGTGCAACCCAGATGTGCATCACCCGGCTTATGTGCGCAAAGTAGACACTTTTGATTTGAAACCTGTTGCCGACCCCGACTTTAAGGACCGCATGAAGCCCTTTAACTGCCTGGAGGAGGAGGCCTGGCCGAGGAAGGAGGAGCTGGGGCTGGATGAGTCTCAGATGAAAGCCTTCCAGCTGGCCCTCACGAAGGAGCTGGCCATCATACAGGGACCCCCTGGCACTG GAAAAACCTATGTTGGCCTCAAGATTGCTCAGGCTCTGCTGACCAATCAGCCTCTCTGGAGAACCCCAATTAACAAGGCTCCGATGCTGGTAGTGTGTTACACTAACCATGCCCTGGATCAGTTCCTTGAGG GTATCCATAAATTTCTGAAAGATGGCATAGTGAGAGTGGGGGGCCGCAGCAACAGTGAGGTCCTGAAGCGTTTCAATATGCGAGAGCTGTCCCGCTCGACTGGCTTCAGAAACTCGCTGCCGTCTCACCTGCAACAAGCACATAATAGG ATTTACGGCGAGCTGTGTGACGTGGAGCGTGAGATGGAGAGTCAGGGCAGGATGCTGGAGTGTTCTCTGAAAGGTGTCCTGCATGAACGTGCCTTAGGGAAGTTCATCTGGGTCAGACACTGGGACGGTCTGCACCAAACACCT GGTTTACACCCAGAGCATGGTTTTGCGAGGCGGCGTGAGAAGAAGCCCAGTCTGATCATGGAGTGGTTGGGTTTGGGTTCCACCGCCTTccagcagagggagacagagtttGTGAATGGAAATGAAG CAGAGGAACCGATGGAGCTGGACGAAGAGGACCTCATTGAAATCGCAGAGGAAGCAGATCTGATCCAGGCGGAGCGGATTATAGATGACAACACGGATCCCAGAGGTGGCAGAGATGGCAGAAGGAACCAAGACGTGGAGGAGGCTCTCagagaaatggaagaaaatatGCTGGCTATGAACTTGGATGAGGCTGAGATACAGGCGGAGCAGAGCGAGGACGGATGGGAG ATACAAAAGGCccagaagaaaaagatgaaggGCAAAATCAGGAAAGAGCTCGGGAAGGGCTCAGCCATGACTGAACGGGAGGAAAAAACTGTCTTGGATATCTGGAGCCTTAGCCCGCCAGACAGATGGAGACTCTATCG GTTGTGGGTGGCACGCTACAGGGTAGAGCTTTCCGACAAGATCCTAGAGTCTGAAGAGGAGTATCAGAATGCAGTGGACAGACTGGCTGATGTAAAACGTCACCAGAGCCAATTTCTCCTCCAGGAAGCCACG GTTATTGGCATGACAACAACAGGGGCGGCCAAGTACCGGAAAGTTCTGCAGGCGGTGCGTCCTCGCCTGGTGATCGTAGAGGAGGCTGCGGAGGTCCTCGAGGCCCACACCATCACCACGCTGAGCGAGGCATGCCAGCACCTCATCCTCATCGGAGACCACCAGCAG CTGCGCCCCAGTGCCACCGTGTACGAGCTTGCCAAAAACTTCAACCTGGAGATGTCCATGTTCGAGAGGCTGGTGAAGATGGGCCTCCCTTACGTCAGACTCAACTACCAG CATCGCATGAGGCCAGAAATTGCCCGTCTGCTGACCCCACACATCTACTCAGAGTTGGAAAACCATCCCTCTGTGTATGAGTATGACAACATCAAG GGCCTCAACACCAACTTATTCTTCATGGAACACAACCACCTGGAAGAAGAGATCAGAGATGGAAAAAgccatcaaaacaaacatgaggcCATGGTTGTAGTCGCTCTCTGCCGCTATTTTCTCTTGCAGGACTACAAACCAGAGCAAATTACCATCCTCACGACCTATACAGGCCAGTTCAACTGTCTGCGTAAACTTATGCCTGCCAAAGAGTTCCAAGGGGTCAAAGTGCACGTGGTGGACAAGTACCAGGGAGAAGAGAATGATATTGTCTTGTTGTCTCTGGTTCGAAGCAACCGGCAGGGTAAAGTTGGCTTTTTGAACATTCCCAATCGCGTCTGTGTAGCCTTGTCTCGTGCAAAGAAAGGCCTTTACTGCATCGGCAACAGTACAATGCTGGGAAAAGTCCAACTGTGGAGCAACATCTTCAACACCTTGAGGGAGAAGGACCAGGTTGGGAAGGCTCTGACCCTGTGCTGTCATAATCATCCAGATCGAGAGGTAAAAGTCTACTGTGCGGAGGATTTTAAACAATCCCCTGAGGGCGGCTGCACCCAGCCTTGCAACTTCCGTTTGGATTGTGGCCATGTTTGCTCACTTGTCTGCCACCCCTACGACCCTGAGCACAAGAAGTACAAGTGTATGAAGAAGTGTGAGAAGCCTTTATGTGCACAGGGACACAAGTGCACACTTGTCTGCTTCAAAAAATGTCCAGAGGAATGTCCAGTGAAGGTTGAGAAGATCATACCCCAGTGTCAACACTCACAGATGGTTCCGTGCCACCAGGACCCAGCGACATTCGCATGCCAGGAACCTTGCAAGAAGATGCTTCCCTGTGGACATCCATGTGATTCATCGTGTGGGGAACCATGCACCTCAAAGTGCAAGGTGAAGGTCACCTTACAGCTATTGTGCGGCCACAGCCAGGTTGCCGAATGCTTCTACATGACATGCACGGGGGAGGTTGAATGTAGGGCCCCCTGTGAGCATAAGCTACTATGTGGCCACGCGTGTCGTGGTACCTGTGGCAAGTGTTATCAGGGACGGTTCCATTTCCCGTGTGTTCACCAGTGTGAGCGTCTCCTGATTTGTTCTCACAAGTGCAACCAGCCTTGCACCAGCAGTTGCCCCCCATGTCAGAGACCATGTGAGAACTTCTGTATTCACAGCAGGTGTATGAAGCCATGTGGACAGCCATGTGCTCCGTGCATTGAGCCCTGCGCTTGGCAGTGCGCTCACCAAAGCTGCAGTAAGCTTTGCCATGAGCCATGCGATCGTCCACCATGCACCCAACCCTGTGCCAAGACCTTGGGTTGCGGCCACCCGTGTATAGGTCTGTGTGGAGACAAATGTCCACGCTTGTGTCGCATCTGCAATCGCGATGAGGTGACAGAGATTTTCTTCGGGACCGAAGATGACCCTGGGGCTTACTTCATTCAGCTAGAGGACTGTGGACACATCATTGAACACACAGCCATGGATACGTACATGGGGATGGATGACAACCAGCAGCCAAATGAAGGGGAGGAGGTGGCCATAAAACTGAAGCAGTGTCCAAAGTGTCGAACTCCAATCCGTAAAAATCTACGCTATGGATCTCACATCAACAGCAGTCTGGCTCAGATAGAGATGGTCAAAGAGAAGATAAATGGAGACCAGGCAGTTATTAAAGAGCACAGGAGGACCCTCAAAAAGCAGTGGAGAGACAACCTTCTCACTTATAAAATGGATGAGCAGCCTACATTTATGAATATCAAGGCCCAGCTGGAAAGAAGTTATCTCACAGCAAATGATCTGTGGGTCGTGGAAAACAAGATGGACTTCCTAGTAAGAGTTGCAAAGCTAGAGAAGATCCAAAGGGAAAACATGCTACTCAGCCAGAGCTTCACGTTGGAAAAGTACCTCAGTCAGTTTGAGCGCTGGCTCAGCCGCAGCTACTTAAAGTTCACGGACCAGCAGGTTCATGATTTGCAGAGGGAGCTACAGAGAATCACCTTCCTGACAGAAATCAACGTCCGTTGTGATATGGCCTACAAGAGAGGACAAAGCACCAACATTCAGTCCGAGATGCAAAGAATTAGACAGGTTTTGGAAAAGTGCGGCCAGTTCACTGAGCGGGATCAAGACAGAGTGAAAGACGCCATGAAGGAACTAGACAGAAAGCTTCCACCCACAGGCTTGGGGATCAccgagaacgagagagagatgATCGTCTCGGCTATGAAAATGAAACCAGGACACTGGTACAAATGTCCCAATGGCCACGTCTACCTTATAACAGAGTGTGGAGGAGCTATGGAGGAGCGAAAGTGTCTTGATTGTAATGCTACTATCGGTGGGGCCAGTCACACACTAGCAAGTGGCAACCAAGTTGCCTCTGAGATGGATGGAGCACAGCACCCTGCTTGGTCTGAAGCCAACAACCTTCTCAACTTTGATCGACTTGAACTCTGA